The DNA region TTTTTCAAAAAACGCGCCATTTCCTAACCTATCACAGCAACACCATCATCCTACGCCACCCATCTCTCCACGCCACACCCAAAATCCAAATCACCTACACTTACACCGTGCGCCGCTACGCCATCACCAACCGAACTCTCTTCCCCCAAGAATCGTCGCTGCCCCATCCTCCGCAGTCTTACCGCGAACGGTGGGATCCACAACAGTCCACGCAGCTCAGCGCCCTCCTCCGCCAAACCGCTCTCTGGGCCACCGAAAGCATCGACTACATTCAGCTCCGCGAAAAAGACCTCCCCGCAGCCGCCCTGGCCAGCCTCACTCGCAGCATCCTCGAAATCCTTCACAACACACCAACCAGACTTCTCATCAACTCCCGCCTCGATGTCGCCATCGCCTCCGCCGCCCACGGGGTCCACCTCACCGCCGCCCCAGGCCAGCTCACCCCCGCCCAGGTTCGCAAACTCTATGCCGACGCCACCCTCCCACCGCCCATCATCTCCATCTCCTGCCACACGCTCGCCGAAGTAGCAGCGGCCCGCAATAACGCAGACCTCATCCTCTTCAGCCCAATCTTCCACAAATCCGTCGCTGGCGAACTCATCAACCCGGGCCAGGGCCTCGAAGCCCTCCGCGCAGCCTGCTTCGCCGCAGCTCCCACCCCCATCTACGCTCTCGGAGGCGTCACCCTCGAAAATGCCCCCGCCTGCCTCGAAGCCGGAGCCGCCGGAGTCGCCGGCATCCACCTCTTCC from Edaphobacter paludis includes:
- a CDS encoding thiamine phosphate synthase, which translates into the protein MRRYAITNRTLFPQESSLPHPPQSYRERWDPQQSTQLSALLRQTALWATESIDYIQLREKDLPAAALASLTRSILEILHNTPTRLLINSRLDVAIASAAHGVHLTAAPGQLTPAQVRKLYADATLPPPIISISCHTLAEVAAARNNADLILFSPIFHKSVAGELINPGQGLEALRAACFAAAPTPIYALGGVTLENAPACLEAGAAGVAGIHLFHTP